The following proteins are co-located in the Paenibacillus sp. FSL H8-0079 genome:
- a CDS encoding beta-L-arabinofuranosidase domain-containing protein — MIDTKKGFLGPKHVDLLNGVFQTSQEVGQRYLLSLDIDRFLAPCFEAHGLPARKERYAGWEARTISGHSLGHYLSALAVTYQATGNITLKETLDYAVTELARIQQTTGSGYIGGLSEEAFRIAFRAEHIGGFNIGEYWVPWYSVHKIYRGLIDAYKLTGNGQALEVVTRFADWAVEGLLPMTEEQMQTMLQSEHGGMNEVFAHLYGITGKALYLESANKFTHQLILRPLEHKQDDLQGRHANTQIPKVIGAAEIYNQDHSRESYRTAAEFFWDTTIHHRSYVFGATSISEHYEAKGMESIGIKTGESCCTHNMMHLTKQLFAWNPDSAYMDYYENAIYNHILGTQDPDTGNKTYFASTLQGHYKIYGTHDTAWWCCTGSGMENPGKYAEAIYFEDEQDLYVNLYIASQLDWTSQGISLKLETDFPYSEKVTLTITGGSASAHLRLRVPSWLQQPMTATVNGDTEHPYTRMEPGYLSIDRTWTAGDVITITLPMSLCQYTSRDDAHKVAFLYGPIVLAGALGSDGLPEDTIVDETALNPKTAPVPVIWTEQEDVREWIKAVDAGTLTFELSKDVTSTGEAVKLIPFYDVHHEFYTVYWPFNDEGDALEKELNDITIDRVQADGQQDEIGHQLDSNCRGEHHNGSTTDGRKRLHMWREAFGVSGAYFSYQLAVEPAATNYLCVAYWGGDHSPFEREGTLYDRQFSIIVDGTVIGEQQIHMNKIGEVFYVTYDMPETVTSGNNSVTVSFQAKGDNGCAGKVVEVRTTRSKPKSIFS, encoded by the coding sequence ATGATTGATACGAAAAAAGGATTTCTGGGACCGAAACATGTAGATCTGCTAAATGGTGTGTTCCAAACATCACAAGAGGTTGGGCAACGTTATCTGTTATCGCTGGATATTGATCGATTTCTGGCTCCATGCTTTGAAGCCCATGGTTTACCTGCCCGAAAAGAACGATACGCGGGTTGGGAGGCACGCACCATTAGCGGGCATTCCCTCGGACATTACCTGTCTGCTCTGGCTGTGACGTATCAAGCAACCGGGAATATTACGTTAAAAGAAACGCTGGATTATGCTGTCACCGAACTGGCGAGAATCCAACAAACGACGGGGAGCGGGTATATCGGCGGTTTGTCCGAAGAAGCGTTCCGCATCGCATTCCGCGCCGAACATATTGGTGGATTCAACATCGGTGAATACTGGGTTCCCTGGTACAGTGTGCACAAAATCTATCGCGGTTTGATTGACGCCTATAAGCTGACTGGCAACGGACAGGCACTAGAGGTGGTTACTCGATTTGCAGATTGGGCAGTAGAAGGCTTGCTTCCGATGACAGAAGAACAGATGCAGACGATGCTTCAAAGTGAACACGGGGGCATGAATGAAGTATTTGCACATTTGTATGGGATTACGGGCAAAGCCTTATACCTTGAGAGTGCTAATAAGTTCACCCATCAATTGATTCTTAGACCGTTGGAACACAAACAGGACGATCTTCAAGGCAGACACGCCAATACCCAGATTCCCAAAGTGATCGGTGCAGCCGAGATCTACAACCAGGATCACTCCCGCGAGAGTTACCGGACAGCAGCAGAATTTTTCTGGGATACGACCATTCATCATCGTTCCTATGTATTTGGTGCGACGAGTATTTCGGAGCATTACGAAGCGAAGGGCATGGAGAGTATTGGGATCAAGACAGGAGAGAGCTGCTGTACCCACAACATGATGCATCTGACGAAACAACTCTTTGCTTGGAATCCCGATAGCGCCTACATGGACTATTATGAAAACGCCATCTATAATCACATCCTCGGCACGCAGGACCCGGATACGGGGAACAAGACGTATTTTGCGTCAACGCTGCAAGGTCACTACAAAATCTATGGTACACACGATACCGCTTGGTGGTGCTGTACAGGATCAGGTATGGAGAACCCGGGCAAATATGCCGAGGCCATCTATTTCGAGGACGAACAGGACCTGTACGTCAACCTGTATATCGCTTCCCAACTGGATTGGACATCTCAGGGAATATCCCTGAAGCTCGAAACCGACTTTCCTTATTCGGAAAAGGTAACCCTGACGATCACCGGAGGCAGCGCCTCGGCCCATCTAAGATTACGCGTACCCTCATGGCTGCAACAGCCAATGACGGCAACAGTTAACGGGGATACGGAACATCCGTATACACGGATGGAACCCGGCTATCTTTCCATCGACCGCACATGGACAGCGGGCGATGTCATCACGATCACACTGCCGATGTCACTCTGCCAGTACACCTCGCGCGATGATGCCCATAAGGTGGCATTCCTGTACGGTCCGATTGTACTCGCCGGTGCACTTGGCAGCGATGGTCTGCCCGAGGATACAATTGTGGACGAAACAGCACTGAATCCCAAGACTGCACCTGTACCTGTGATTTGGACGGAGCAAGAGGATGTACGAGAGTGGATCAAAGCCGTAGATGCAGGCACGTTAACATTTGAACTTAGCAAGGATGTCACTTCCACAGGCGAAGCCGTGAAGCTCATTCCGTTCTATGATGTGCATCACGAATTTTATACCGTGTACTGGCCGTTTAACGATGAAGGTGATGCACTGGAGAAAGAATTAAATGATATTACGATCGACAGGGTCCAGGCGGATGGTCAGCAGGATGAAATTGGACATCAACTGGATAGCAACTGCCGTGGGGAGCATCATAATGGTTCTACCACGGATGGTCGTAAGAGATTGCATATGTGGCGAGAGGCTTTTGGCGTTAGCGGGGCGTACTTCAGTTACCAACTGGCAGTGGAACCTGCCGCAACTAATTATCTATGTGTGGCCTATTGGGGCGGAGATCATTCCCCATTTGAACGGGAAGGCACGTTATACGACAGACAATTCAGCATTATCGTGGATGGGACCGTCATCGGTGAGCAGCAAATTCATATGAACAAAATCGGCGAAGTATTCTATGTGACCTATGATATGCCTGAGACTGTTACATCAGGGAATAACAGCGTTACTGTGTCGTTTCAGGCAAAGGGAGACAATGGCTGTGCCGGGAAAGTTGTAGAGGTACGCACCACGCGAAGCAAACCGAAATCTATCTTTTCGTAA
- a CDS encoding VWA domain-containing protein — MAKKGKFFFISIVMLVLVFGLVYAGITLTSNFGKTTTQVSTENAGKELGKLYADIAPGTAEPVKGQIDLDPVDVAESLPDISKFPIAVENTTNDYVEVFSSTEKSGSGVDGWLTEVGEEFNKANITVGGKQVSVKIRNIASGTATDYIKSGKYMPDAFTPSNELWGEMVEASGVKTEMVSERLVGNVPGIVISKAKYDALVDTYGSVNVKTVTEAIANNELAMGYTDPFASSTGLNFLVTALNTYDSTNPLGEKAVEGFEKFQTNVPFTASTTIQMREAAKSGRLDAFVLEYQTYVNTADLKSGYVFTPFGVRHDSPLYALGQLPQNKQEIIQKFAEFVTQAKYQQSAEEFGFNGLQDYKSELATVDGGTLLSAQKVWKEKKNGSKPIAAVFVTDVSGSMDGEPLNRLKESLRKGQKYLGTDNSIGLVSYSSGVTVNLPIAKYDTNQQSMFVGTVDSLQAGGGTATFDGIVVAMKMLEDYMAADPNVKPLIFVLSDGETNEGHTLKDIRDLVETYKVPIYTIGYNADIKALESISSINEAASINADTDDVVYKIGNLFNVQM, encoded by the coding sequence ATGGCCAAGAAGGGAAAGTTTTTTTTCATATCGATTGTAATGCTGGTACTTGTATTCGGTCTGGTCTATGCAGGGATTACACTAACATCGAACTTTGGCAAGACGACCACACAGGTTAGCACAGAGAATGCGGGTAAGGAACTGGGCAAACTGTACGCGGACATTGCGCCGGGGACGGCGGAACCGGTTAAAGGACAGATTGATCTCGATCCCGTTGACGTGGCAGAATCTCTGCCGGATATCTCGAAATTTCCGATCGCTGTAGAGAATACAACAAATGATTACGTCGAAGTCTTCTCTTCTACAGAGAAGTCTGGCAGTGGGGTAGACGGCTGGTTAACCGAGGTGGGTGAGGAATTCAACAAAGCCAATATTACCGTTGGAGGCAAACAGGTATCGGTCAAAATACGCAATATTGCCTCCGGCACGGCTACCGATTATATCAAGTCTGGCAAGTATATGCCGGATGCATTCACACCTTCTAACGAACTGTGGGGCGAGATGGTTGAGGCCAGTGGGGTGAAGACCGAGATGGTGTCCGAGCGACTGGTCGGGAACGTTCCGGGAATTGTTATTTCCAAAGCCAAATATGATGCACTGGTTGATACGTACGGCTCCGTTAATGTGAAGACCGTAACCGAAGCGATTGCGAACAATGAACTTGCGATGGGATATACCGATCCATTTGCCAGCTCTACAGGACTGAATTTCCTGGTGACCGCGCTGAATACGTATGACAGTACCAATCCACTCGGTGAGAAGGCCGTTGAAGGATTCGAAAAGTTCCAGACGAATGTGCCGTTCACCGCTTCAACAACGATTCAGATGCGGGAAGCTGCCAAGTCTGGCAGACTGGATGCCTTTGTACTCGAATATCAGACGTATGTGAATACCGCTGATCTGAAGAGCGGATACGTCTTTACACCATTTGGCGTGAGACATGACAGCCCGCTGTATGCATTAGGGCAATTGCCGCAGAACAAGCAGGAGATTATCCAGAAGTTCGCGGAATTCGTAACCCAGGCGAAGTATCAACAATCGGCGGAAGAGTTCGGTTTCAATGGATTGCAGGATTACAAATCCGAACTGGCTACTGTAGATGGCGGCACGTTGTTGTCTGCACAGAAAGTATGGAAAGAGAAGAAGAATGGTAGCAAACCCATTGCTGCCGTGTTCGTGACAGACGTATCCGGAAGCATGGATGGCGAACCGCTCAACCGACTGAAGGAGTCCTTGCGTAAAGGTCAGAAGTATTTGGGCACGGACAACAGTATTGGCCTGGTCTCTTACTCCAGCGGGGTAACTGTGAATCTGCCGATTGCCAAATATGATACGAACCAGCAGTCCATGTTTGTCGGAACAGTCGATAGTCTGCAAGCTGGCGGCGGTACAGCAACCTTTGACGGGATCGTGGTGGCGATGAAGATGCTGGAAGATTATATGGCTGCTGATCCGAACGTGAAGCCGTTGATCTTTGTCCTGAGTGATGGCGAGACCAACGAAGGTCATACCCTCAAGGATATCCGGGATCTGGTCGAGACGTACAAAGTGCCAATCTATACGATTGGCTATAACGCGGACATCAAGGCTTTGGAGAGCATCTCCAGCATTAACGAAGCCGCAAGTATCAATGCCGATACCGACGATGTCGTGTACAAGATTGGTAACCTGTTTAACGTACAGATGTAA
- a CDS encoding toxic anion resistance protein, whose product MSFSMEIPSQKEIQKVIEEEVKPVPAEVAELQQVANANVEMIMTLDLESLEKRKEILQSIDGFGMNTMRSSSEKNALLQVSVGHLSKTGDEGGQVAKGLTELHMQLKDLDPSVVDFAKTGFLGKLFNPLRAYFLKYQKADAVIADIVTSLDKGRSTLRNDNTTLEIEQQNLRELTKRLQKEIQLGVLMDESIDGQIEAAKVRNEDPEKVRFITEEVLFPLRQRVMDLQQMLVVNQQGIMAIEVVIRNNKELIRGVDRAKNVTISALKIAVTVASALYNQKIVLQKIELLNQTTNDLIAGTSKMLKDQGIAIQKQAYEASISVDTMKQAFTDVLSALDSISLYKQEALPRMRETITQFRELADTGEQQIQRLEKGQKLGL is encoded by the coding sequence ATGTCATTTTCAATGGAAATACCGAGCCAGAAGGAAATTCAGAAGGTGATCGAAGAAGAGGTGAAACCCGTGCCCGCCGAGGTCGCGGAGCTTCAACAAGTGGCGAATGCCAACGTAGAGATGATCATGACGCTAGATCTCGAATCCCTGGAGAAGCGCAAAGAGATTTTGCAATCCATTGACGGTTTTGGCATGAACACGATGAGATCCTCTTCTGAGAAAAACGCCTTGCTTCAAGTCTCTGTTGGACATCTGTCCAAGACGGGAGACGAGGGCGGTCAGGTCGCCAAAGGCTTGACCGAGCTCCATATGCAACTGAAGGATCTCGACCCGAGCGTGGTCGACTTTGCGAAGACCGGTTTCCTCGGAAAATTGTTCAATCCGCTTCGCGCCTATTTCCTGAAATACCAGAAGGCTGACGCAGTCATCGCTGACATCGTAACCTCTTTGGATAAAGGCAGATCTACCCTGCGTAACGATAATACAACCCTGGAGATTGAACAGCAGAACCTGCGGGAACTCACCAAACGACTGCAAAAGGAAATCCAGCTTGGCGTGCTCATGGATGAGTCCATCGATGGCCAGATTGAAGCCGCCAAGGTCCGCAACGAGGACCCCGAGAAAGTCCGTTTTATTACGGAAGAAGTATTGTTCCCACTCCGTCAACGGGTGATGGATCTGCAGCAGATGTTGGTCGTGAACCAGCAGGGCATCATGGCGATTGAAGTAGTCATCCGCAATAATAAGGAACTGATCCGAGGCGTAGACCGTGCGAAGAATGTAACGATCTCGGCACTGAAAATTGCCGTTACGGTAGCCAGTGCTTTGTATAATCAGAAGATTGTATTGCAGAAAATTGAGTTGCTGAACCAGACAACCAACGATCTGATCGCAGGTACTTCCAAAATGCTGAAGGATCAGGGGATTGCCATTCAGAAGCAGGCGTATGAAGCCAGCATCTCCGTGGATACGATGAAACAGGCGTTCACCGATGTGTTGTCTGCGCTTGATTCGATCAGTCTCTATAAGCAGGAGGCTTTGCCAAGAATGAGGGAGACGATTACTCAGTTCCGTGAACTTGCTGATACCGGGGAGCAGCAGATTCAGCGGTTGGAAAAAGGGCAGAAGCTGGGGCTGTAA
- a CDS encoding TetR/AcrR family transcriptional regulator, whose amino-acid sequence MSETLNSMDRRIKKSKAALKDALIHLMQKHPFKEISITDIVQRADLNRGTFYRHYQYKEDLFNEIIDDVIQDLVTSFRKPYQDKEEFEVNLMPSSAITIFEHVHQHAQFYTLVVKSEASSNFQRMICDVLRDLALQDLNHIFPPHINHEILASYQSHAIFGMIMEWIRQEFKHSPAYMAEELFKIIHYKPDNVVLRD is encoded by the coding sequence ATGTCTGAAACTCTGAATTCGATGGACCGAAGAATCAAGAAATCAAAAGCTGCACTGAAAGATGCTCTCATCCATTTAATGCAAAAACATCCCTTTAAAGAAATATCGATTACGGATATTGTTCAGCGAGCTGACCTAAATCGGGGAACTTTCTACAGACATTATCAGTACAAGGAAGACCTGTTCAACGAAATCATCGATGATGTGATTCAAGATTTGGTGACTTCTTTTCGCAAACCTTATCAGGATAAGGAAGAGTTCGAGGTCAATCTGATGCCATCTTCCGCAATTACCATATTTGAGCATGTGCATCAGCACGCACAATTTTATACGCTGGTTGTGAAATCCGAAGCTTCATCCAACTTCCAGCGCATGATCTGTGATGTTCTTCGGGATCTCGCCTTACAGGATCTGAACCATATCTTCCCTCCGCACATCAACCATGAAATATTGGCAAGTTACCAATCTCATGCGATATTCGGCATGATTATGGAGTGGATTCGTCAGGAATTCAAGCACAGCCCCGCCTACATGGCCGAGGAATTATTTAAGATCATTCATTACAAGCCTGACAATGTCGTGTTGAGAGACTGA
- a CDS encoding SDR family oxidoreductase has product MKLQDKVAVVTGAGSGMGKAIATLYAQEGAKVVVSDINEESAQAVVNDIKAQGGEAIVVLANVAKEEDVQNLIDTTVSTYGTVDILINNAGIMDGMEPAADVTDEKWERLFAVNTTSVMRTTRKVLPIFLEKQKGVIVNIASAGGLHGGRAGAAYTASKHAVVGFTKNTGYMYAEQGIRCNAIAPGAVATNISTSMAGISHFGAGRQQLGMAINPRIGTSEEIAKVALFLGSDESSFVNGTVVTADAGWSSY; this is encoded by the coding sequence ATGAAACTTCAAGATAAAGTTGCAGTTGTTACAGGTGCTGGTTCAGGTATGGGGAAAGCAATTGCCACGTTGTATGCTCAAGAGGGCGCGAAAGTAGTCGTATCGGATATTAACGAAGAATCCGCACAAGCGGTAGTGAATGATATTAAGGCACAGGGCGGAGAAGCGATTGTCGTTCTGGCCAATGTAGCCAAAGAAGAAGATGTGCAAAACCTGATCGATACGACGGTGAGCACATACGGAACAGTAGATATTCTGATTAACAATGCGGGCATTATGGATGGCATGGAGCCGGCAGCAGATGTGACGGATGAGAAGTGGGAGAGATTGTTCGCTGTGAACACGACCAGTGTGATGCGGACAACGCGTAAAGTATTGCCGATCTTCCTGGAAAAACAAAAAGGTGTTATCGTGAACATTGCTTCGGCAGGTGGTCTACACGGCGGACGTGCAGGAGCAGCCTATACGGCTTCCAAACATGCGGTCGTGGGCTTCACCAAAAATACAGGGTACATGTATGCTGAGCAAGGCATTCGCTGTAATGCGATTGCTCCAGGAGCTGTGGCAACCAATATCAGCACATCCATGGCAGGGATTAGTCATTTCGGTGCAGGGCGGCAACAGCTTGGCATGGCAATTAACCCACGTATCGGGACGAGTGAAGAGATTGCTAAAGTGGCTCTGTTCCTCGGATCGGACGAGTCCAGCTTCGTGAACGGAACGGTCGTTACAGCAGATGCTGGTTGGAGCTCTTACTAA
- a CDS encoding iron-siderophore ABC transporter substrate-binding protein produces the protein MFKVKKKLYIYAALILMISLLAGCASGGSAETTNTSSTAASSNESNNESGTSGSTTDDQARVIKHAMGETTIKGTPQKIVTLFQGANDVVVALGVKPTGIVESWVQQPVYEYLRADLDGVPQVGQESQPNLEEINKLKPDLIIATKIRHEEIYEQLSQIAPTVVTETLFDWKETVKTTGEAMNMVEQSDKLLSDWDGRVADFKEKMGDRLPIEATITNFRADQVRIFYMGYAGKILNELGFTRPAGHDADTWGVELTSKENIPDMNADMIFNFNSGTETDAIQKNYDDWTSSPLWKNLDAVKNNQLIQVDEVAWNMAGGYTSANMMLDDLYKQFNLN, from the coding sequence ATGTTCAAGGTAAAGAAAAAGTTATATATTTATGCAGCACTTATTCTGATGATTTCACTGCTTGCTGGTTGTGCTTCAGGTGGAAGCGCTGAGACAACGAATACGTCCAGTACGGCAGCAAGTAGTAATGAAAGTAATAATGAAAGCGGTACATCGGGTAGTACAACAGATGATCAAGCAAGAGTGATCAAACATGCTATGGGCGAAACCACAATTAAGGGAACCCCGCAAAAGATCGTGACACTGTTCCAGGGTGCGAATGATGTGGTTGTTGCACTTGGCGTGAAACCGACAGGTATTGTCGAATCATGGGTTCAGCAGCCAGTCTATGAATATCTGAGAGCAGACCTGGATGGAGTTCCACAAGTGGGTCAGGAATCCCAGCCCAATCTGGAAGAGATCAACAAGTTGAAGCCGGACTTGATCATTGCTACGAAGATCAGACATGAAGAGATCTATGAGCAATTGTCACAGATCGCCCCAACGGTAGTGACGGAAACGTTGTTTGACTGGAAAGAAACCGTGAAGACGACTGGTGAAGCGATGAATATGGTTGAGCAATCGGATAAACTGTTGTCTGATTGGGATGGCCGTGTAGCTGATTTCAAAGAGAAAATGGGTGATCGTCTGCCAATTGAAGCAACCATTACGAACTTTAGAGCCGATCAGGTCCGTATTTTCTACATGGGATACGCAGGTAAGATTCTGAATGAACTTGGGTTCACCAGACCTGCTGGACATGATGCAGACACATGGGGAGTTGAATTGACTTCCAAAGAAAACATTCCGGATATGAATGCGGACATGATCTTTAACTTTAATTCAGGCACAGAAACCGATGCGATTCAGAAAAATTATGATGATTGGACCAGCAGTCCTCTTTGGAAAAATCTTGATGCAGTCAAGAACAACCAACTGATTCAGGTCGATGAAGTGGCCTGGAACATGGCAGGTGGATACACATCGGCCAACATGATGCTGGACGATCTATATAAGCAGTTCAACCTGAACTAA
- a CDS encoding iron ABC transporter permease, which translates to MFPLFTKASAKVYGLAGLFILLLIACLASMILGRTHITFQMAWESLQFYDESSVEHVVLLTERLPRTVIAAVVGASLAVAGGLMQALTRNPLASPSVFGINAGAIFFIVIAIVVLSVSSLTTMMWFGFAGAAVAAAIVYALGSLGRDGLTPIKIVLAGTAISALFASFTQAILVLDGTGLQDVLFWLAGSVSGRTLEMLYPVLPYMTAAAIVSLFMGRAINLLLTGDDIAKGMGQNVLLVKVLMGVVTVLLAGGSVAVAGSIGLVGLVVPHIMRALVGNDYRWLVPYSIVGGAILLLSADVVARLVIMPQEVPLGVMTALIGGPFFVYIARKGVTKI; encoded by the coding sequence ATGTTTCCCCTTTTTACGAAGGCAAGTGCCAAAGTCTATGGACTGGCTGGTTTATTCATATTACTTCTAATTGCTTGCCTAGCCAGCATGATTCTGGGACGCACGCATATCACGTTTCAGATGGCATGGGAGTCGCTGCAATTCTATGATGAGAGCTCGGTAGAACATGTGGTTCTGTTGACGGAACGGTTGCCACGCACGGTTATTGCTGCTGTCGTTGGTGCAAGTTTGGCCGTGGCGGGTGGACTGATGCAGGCATTAACACGTAATCCGCTTGCATCACCGAGTGTGTTTGGAATCAATGCAGGTGCGATCTTTTTTATTGTCATTGCCATCGTTGTATTGTCCGTATCCTCGCTCACCACCATGATGTGGTTTGGCTTTGCAGGAGCTGCGGTTGCCGCGGCGATTGTATATGCGCTGGGCTCTCTCGGTCGTGATGGCCTGACACCGATCAAAATTGTACTGGCGGGTACGGCAATCTCCGCGTTATTTGCCTCGTTCACACAGGCCATTTTGGTGCTGGATGGAACCGGATTGCAGGATGTACTGTTTTGGCTTGCCGGTTCAGTAAGTGGTCGGACGTTGGAAATGTTATATCCTGTTCTCCCGTACATGACAGCCGCAGCTATTGTCTCTTTGTTCATGGGCAGAGCCATCAATCTGCTGTTGACGGGTGATGATATCGCCAAAGGCATGGGACAGAATGTACTTCTGGTCAAGGTGCTCATGGGAGTGGTTACGGTATTGCTGGCGGGTGGTTCGGTTGCCGTAGCCGGTTCGATCGGGCTGGTCGGTCTGGTTGTCCCGCATATCATGCGTGCACTGGTGGGCAATGATTACCGCTGGCTCGTTCCTTACTCTATTGTAGGGGGAGCGATTCTGCTGCTGTCCGCGGATGTGGTTGCAAGACTGGTGATCATGCCGCAGGAAGTTCCACTCGGTGTCATGACTGCACTGATTGGCGGACCTTTCTTCGTATATATCGCCCGCAAGGGAGTGACGAAAATATGA
- a CDS encoding iron ABC transporter permease has protein sequence MRKMLTFRNKKDTISVQMERKSLVVIGICILLFLVAGVVGTSVGSDFISPLDVLRTIFGLNAGEHDFVVLTLRLPRVLLSLLVGAALGMSGALLQGIIRNPLASPDVIGITGGAAVAAVGFVTLLGGAVSIKLLPLFAIAGALVTALIIYVLAWKKGVSPIRLVLIGIGVSAITGAGTTFMLILSPFYTAGQAYIWLTGSIYGASWTDVRTILPVIVIVIPLAIWFARSLNAQEFGDDLATGLGVTVQRHRSALLLCSVLLAGIAVAVAGTIGFVGLIAPHIARKLVGRMFGSMLIVSGLVGALLVFVADLIARTAFLPLDVPAGVFTAGVGAPFFLYLLFKNRNQV, from the coding sequence ATGAGGAAAATGTTGACTTTCCGCAACAAAAAAGACACCATCTCGGTGCAAATGGAACGAAAATCACTGGTTGTCATCGGCATATGTATCCTCTTGTTCCTCGTGGCAGGGGTTGTCGGGACCAGTGTGGGCAGTGACTTTATATCTCCGTTGGATGTGCTCAGAACGATATTCGGTCTGAACGCAGGAGAGCATGATTTCGTCGTGCTGACCCTGAGACTGCCACGAGTGTTATTATCTTTGCTCGTAGGTGCAGCCCTCGGCATGTCAGGTGCGCTCCTGCAAGGCATTATCCGTAACCCGCTGGCCTCACCGGATGTCATTGGTATCACTGGCGGTGCAGCTGTTGCGGCTGTAGGTTTTGTTACATTGCTGGGCGGTGCGGTGAGCATCAAGCTGCTACCACTGTTCGCCATCGCCGGTGCGCTTGTGACGGCATTGATCATCTACGTGCTTGCTTGGAAAAAAGGAGTCAGTCCGATCCGCCTGGTGCTGATCGGGATTGGAGTATCGGCCATTACCGGAGCAGGAACAACCTTTATGCTGATCCTGAGTCCGTTCTACACGGCAGGTCAAGCCTATATCTGGCTGACCGGAAGTATATACGGAGCATCGTGGACCGATGTCCGAACCATTCTTCCGGTTATCGTAATTGTTATACCTCTGGCGATCTGGTTCGCCCGCAGCCTGAATGCACAGGAGTTCGGGGATGATCTGGCTACGGGGCTGGGTGTGACTGTTCAACGGCATCGTTCAGCGTTGTTGTTATGCAGTGTACTACTGGCGGGAATCGCCGTCGCGGTTGCCGGAACCATTGGCTTTGTGGGTCTGATCGCTCCACATATTGCCCGGAAGCTGGTTGGACGGATGTTTGGCAGTATGCTGATTGTGTCCGGACTGGTCGGGGCTTTGCTCGTATTCGTCGCAGATTTGATTGCCCGCACAGCTTTTCTACCGCTTGATGTTCCCGCAGGGGTATTTACCGCAGGCGTAGGCGCACCATTTTTCCTGTATCTGTTGTTCAAGAATCGAAATCAAGTTTGA
- a CDS encoding ABC transporter ATP-binding protein: protein MSILEAKELTISYGADPIIENLNLTIPKGQITVLIGSNGCGKSTLLRTMARLLKSSSGSVLLDGEEIAKLPTKEISRRMSILPQGPTAPEGLTVNQLVKQGRYPHQTWLKQWSREDERMVKLALESTHLTELAHRPVDALSGGQRQRAWIAMTLAQGTETLLLDEPTTYLDMTHQIDILDLLFELNEREGRTIVMVLHDLNLACRYAHHIVAVHNKSIYAEGKPEDIVTQEMVRKVFQMECEIAVDPLFGTPTCIPHGRGRKLNGEQRYTQLA from the coding sequence GTGAGTATTCTGGAAGCCAAGGAGCTTACTATCTCCTATGGAGCAGATCCCATTATTGAAAATTTAAACCTGACCATTCCCAAGGGGCAGATCACCGTCCTGATTGGTAGCAACGGCTGTGGCAAATCCACGTTGTTGCGCACAATGGCCCGTTTACTGAAATCCAGCTCAGGTTCCGTGCTACTGGATGGCGAAGAGATTGCAAAGCTGCCGACCAAAGAGATTTCAAGGCGCATGTCCATTTTGCCGCAGGGTCCGACCGCTCCGGAAGGCTTGACGGTGAATCAACTTGTTAAGCAAGGTCGTTATCCACATCAAACATGGCTGAAGCAATGGTCCCGAGAGGATGAGCGTATGGTCAAACTGGCGCTAGAGTCAACACATCTGACAGAACTCGCCCATCGACCTGTGGATGCATTGTCCGGTGGACAGCGTCAGCGTGCCTGGATTGCGATGACCCTCGCACAGGGCACCGAAACGCTGCTGCTGGATGAACCTACAACCTATCTGGATATGACACATCAGATTGATATCCTTGATCTGTTGTTCGAGTTGAACGAACGGGAAGGACGTACCATTGTCATGGTGCTTCATGATCTGAACCTCGCGTGTCGGTATGCGCATCACATTGTGGCTGTTCACAACAAGTCCATCTACGCAGAAGGTAAACCGGAGGATATCGTTACACAAGAGATGGTCCGTAAGGTTTTCCAGATGGAATGTGAGATTGCTGTTGATCCGCTGTTTGGCACACCAACTTGCATCCCACATGGAAGAGGAAGGAAGCTGAATGGGGAACAGCGTTATACACAACTGGCTTGA